One window from the genome of Myripristis murdjan chromosome 6, fMyrMur1.1, whole genome shotgun sequence encodes:
- the fbxl13 gene encoding dynein regulatory complex subunit 6 isoform X4, which produces MDISKKHYERKCQRVALTRWLNWVKFRKTAQAAAIERLERVLDAVHLKRVVVAWRYAAMDSKRAKELFEKSDPGLSQMGSKEQHSGKRMDGLSVLPRKLSLKVFEYLQFRDWLRCADVCCTWRAIISSGSLWSQINFSVEKDWITDGTAKHILQSYCPFVIHLNMRGCTSLKWPSITSISECTNLQELNVSECLNITDTMLQRIVEGCPNLLYLNLSSTLVTNRTLRELSWNCVNLMYLSLAYCYSLTDEGFQCLTTGKGCHKLIHLNLSGCTQMTVVGFKYISAGCPLLKDIVINDMPTLSDTCILPLVAKCRSLSAVSLLNAPHLSDAVLEAVAATVRLKAFSTEGSNRITDTGWKALCRSSQGLRRLGAAECPRMTDESLKSVATLKNLQYLDISHCNKVCDTGLRYLTEGSSANNLRELNVSHCSRIRDISVMRIAQRLCKLRYLNLSYCEKLTDSALEWLSGSSISSLDVSGCNIQDQGLSALEGIRLKKVVLAECVCITDSGIEKLCKHVRDLEHVDVSHCVALSDQAIRALSFYCRGLVTLRMSECPKMTDVAVQYLTFGVQYLQELDVSGCVLLTDCTPQLLERSCPSLSSIQMTCCSGISRLAALRLQPRVQHWEHSRYDPPWWF; this is translated from the exons ATGGACATTTCAAAAAAGCACTATGAGCGGAAATGCCAGAGGGTTGCACTCACCAGATGGTTGAACTGGGTGAAATTTCGCAAGACGGCACAGGCTG CTGCCATTGAGAGACTTGAGCGTGTTTTAGATGCTGTCCACCTTAAACGTGTCGTAGTTGCGTGGCGCTATGCGGCAATGGACTCAAAGAGGGCAAAAGAGCTCTTTGAG AAGTCAGACCCTGGTTTATCTCAAATGGGCAGCAAGGAACAACATAGTGGGAAAAGAATGGATGGACTCTCTGTGCTCCCTAGGAAACTCTCTCTCAAG gTCTTTGAGTATCTACAATTTCGAGACTGGCTGAGATGTGCCGACGTGTGTTGCACATGGAGAGCTATTATCTCATCAGGCTCACTGTGGAGTCAG ATCAATTTCTCTGTAGAGAAAGATTGGATTACAGATGGCACAGCAAAGCATATTCTGCAGAGCTACTGTCCATTTGTGATTCATCTCAACATGCGTGGATGTACATCACTTAAGTGGCCCAGCATAACATCCATCA GTGAATGCACGAATTTGCAGGAGCTCAATGTGTCAGAGTGCCTCAATATCACT GACACAATGCTTCAGAGAATTGTCGAGGGCTGTCCCAACCTTCTCTACTTGAACCTCTCCTCCACACTTGTGACAAACAGAACTCTCAGGGAACTATCCTG GAACTGTGTGAACCTTATGTACCTGAGTCTGGCCTACTGCTACAGTTTGACAGATGAAGGTTTTCAGTGCCTTACCACAGGGAAGGGCTGCCACAAACTCATCCACCTCAACCTGTCCGGCTGCACTCAG ATGACAGTGGTTGGGTTCAAGTACATTTCTGCAGGATGCCCTTTactcaaagatattgtgatcaATGACATGCCCACACTGTCAGATACCTGTATTTTG CCTCTGGTTGCCAAATGtcgctctctgtctgctgtctccCTGCTGAACGCACCTCATCTGTCTGACGCTGTCCTCGAAGCTGTCGCTGCAACAGTCAGACTTAAGGCTTTTAGTACAGAGG GTAGCAACCGCATAACAGACACCGGCTGGAAGGCCCTGTGCCGCAGCTCACAAGGCCTCCGCAGACTCGGTGCCGCGGAGTGCCCCAGAATGACCGATGAAAGCCTCAAGTCTGTGGCCACACTCAAGAATCTGCAATACCTGGATATCTCACATtgcaacaa GGTGTGTGATACAGGGCTGCGGTACCTGACTGAGGGCTCCTCGGCCAACAATTTGCGAGAGCTGAATGTGAGTCACTGCAGCCGAATCCGTGACATCTCTGTCATGAGGATTGCTCAGAG GTTGTGTAAACTGCGCTATCTCAATTTGAGTTACTGTGAGAAGCTGACTGACAGCGCCCTGGAGTGGCTGAGTGGCAGCTCCATCTCCTCCCTTGACGTCAGCGGCTGTAACATCCAGGATCAG GGACTCAGCGCCCTTGAGGGGATTCGCTTGAAGAAGGTGGTTCTTGCTGAGTGTGTCTGCATCACAGATAGTGGCATAGAG AAGCTGTGCAAGCATGTGAGGGATTTGGAACATGTTGATGTGTCTCACTGTGTGGCTCTGTCTGACCAGGCCATCAGAGCCCTTTCATTTTACTGCAGAGGTCTAGTCACACTGCGAATGTCAGAGTGTCCCAag ATGACAGATGTGGCGGTGCAGTATCTGACATTTGGAGTGCAGTATCTGCAAGAACTTGATGTGAGTGGCTGTGTGCTTCTCACAGATTGCACTCCCCAACTCTTAGAAAGGAGCTGTCCTTCTCTCAGCTCCATCCAAATGACATGCTGCAGCGGTATCTCcag GCTGGCAGCGTTGAGGTTGCAGCCACGTGTGCAGCACTGGGAGCACAGCAGATATGACCCTCCCTGGTGGTTCTAA